One Meiothermus sp. QL-1 DNA segment encodes these proteins:
- a CDS encoding disulfide bond formation protein B, with product MEKLSGSRNTLLLAFAWLVALVATLGSLYYSEVRNFIPCTLCWYQRIAMYPLALLLGLAVWRNDPGIRPYALSLSLLGLFWSSYHLLELWVPGLAPSVCKGPIPCNVEYLPQFPIPLQAWIAFALISLALLGVRKA from the coding sequence GTGGAAAAGCTCTCCGGCAGCCGCAACACCCTCCTGCTGGCCTTCGCCTGGCTGGTAGCCCTCGTCGCCACCCTGGGCAGCCTCTACTACTCCGAGGTGCGCAACTTCATCCCCTGCACCCTCTGCTGGTACCAGCGGATAGCCATGTACCCCCTGGCCCTCCTGCTGGGCCTGGCGGTCTGGCGCAACGACCCGGGCATCCGCCCCTATGCCCTTAGCCTCTCCCTCCTGGGCCTTTTCTGGAGCAGCTACCATCTCTTGGAACTATGGGTACCGGGCCTGGCCCCCAGCGTCTGCAAGGGCCCCATCCCCTGCAACGTGGAATACCTGCCCCAGTTCCCCATCCCCCTCCAGGCCTGGATTGCCTTCGCCCTCATCAGCCTGGCCCTCTTGGGGGTGCGCAAGGCCTAG
- the uvrC gene encoding excinuclease ABC subunit UvrC: MRPEDLPPLPEAPGVYLWKAGEQTLYVGKAKNLKARVGSYFHAEGKGRRIVQEATHLEFILARDEVEALLLEANLIKHHRPPYNVLMKDDKHYPFLKLTREAWPMLMVVRRVEDDGARYWGPFPEASAVRRIKRLVDRYFPLRKNSGYPFRKRRYPCLNHAMGRCLAPCVDRAEPARYRAVVEQVEQLLDGKIGALQASLEAQMREAARQQDFERAAELRDQMAAIQSFFGTHQQAYDPELGDLDFLGFARAGDYAVVQLYQVRGGRMLGRISRFVEGVKEASEAELLEAFLRDYYLEATPLPPLVLLPFALEAQEAFSTFLSAKGRRVEVRVPQRGEKTRLIELAQKNAQAALEAELRALERRGDHPGLKGLMELLGLSRRPYRIEGYDISNLLGENPVGSIVVFEGGRPKKAEYRRMRIRGLQGRPDDYAALEEVLARRFTGSLAQSLPIPDLLLIDGGLGQVRAAQKGLGRAGLALPLVGLAKREETLVLPDGRTLSLPLTHPALQLLIHVRDEAHRNGLLFHRKQRSQKALRSLFDGIKGIGPVRKQALLEHFSSLEELRSTSAEELARLPGFDRRSAQAVLEALASFGL; encoded by the coding sequence ATGCGACCAGAAGACCTTCCCCCCCTGCCCGAAGCCCCGGGGGTCTATCTGTGGAAGGCCGGTGAGCAGACCCTCTACGTGGGCAAGGCCAAGAACCTGAAGGCCCGCGTGGGCAGTTACTTTCACGCCGAGGGCAAGGGGCGGCGGATTGTCCAGGAGGCCACTCATCTGGAGTTCATCCTGGCACGCGACGAGGTGGAGGCCCTTTTGCTCGAGGCCAACCTCATCAAGCACCACCGGCCCCCCTACAACGTCCTGATGAAGGACGACAAGCACTACCCCTTCCTCAAACTCACCCGCGAGGCCTGGCCCATGCTCATGGTGGTGCGGCGGGTAGAGGACGACGGGGCCCGCTACTGGGGGCCCTTCCCCGAGGCCAGCGCGGTGCGGCGCATCAAACGCCTGGTGGACCGCTACTTCCCCCTGCGCAAGAACTCGGGCTACCCCTTCCGCAAAAGGCGCTACCCCTGCCTTAACCACGCCATGGGCCGCTGCCTGGCCCCCTGTGTGGACCGGGCCGAGCCCGCGCGGTACAGGGCGGTGGTAGAACAGGTGGAGCAACTCCTGGACGGAAAGATTGGGGCCCTACAGGCCAGCCTGGAGGCCCAGATGCGCGAGGCCGCCCGGCAGCAGGACTTCGAGCGGGCGGCCGAACTGCGCGACCAGATGGCGGCCATCCAGAGCTTCTTCGGCACCCACCAGCAGGCCTACGACCCTGAGCTTGGGGACCTGGACTTCCTCGGCTTTGCCCGGGCCGGGGATTACGCGGTGGTGCAGCTCTACCAGGTGCGCGGCGGGCGGATGCTGGGGCGCATCAGCCGGTTCGTGGAAGGCGTGAAGGAGGCCAGCGAGGCCGAGCTATTGGAGGCCTTTTTGCGCGACTACTACCTCGAGGCCACCCCTCTACCGCCGCTGGTGCTGCTGCCCTTTGCGCTGGAGGCGCAGGAAGCCTTCTCAACCTTTCTGAGCGCCAAGGGGCGCCGGGTGGAGGTGCGCGTGCCTCAGCGGGGCGAGAAGACCCGCCTGATTGAGCTGGCCCAGAAGAACGCCCAGGCTGCGCTCGAGGCCGAGCTGAGGGCGCTCGAGCGCCGGGGCGACCACCCTGGGCTCAAGGGGCTGATGGAGCTCCTCGGCCTCTCCCGCCGCCCCTACCGCATCGAGGGCTACGACATATCGAACCTCCTGGGCGAGAACCCGGTGGGCTCAATTGTGGTCTTCGAAGGGGGCAGGCCCAAGAAGGCCGAGTACCGCCGGATGCGCATCCGGGGCCTGCAGGGCCGGCCCGACGACTATGCCGCTTTGGAAGAGGTCTTGGCCCGCCGCTTCACGGGCAGCCTGGCCCAAAGCCTACCCATCCCCGACCTGCTCCTGATTGACGGGGGGCTGGGCCAGGTGCGGGCGGCACAAAAGGGGCTCGGCCGAGCCGGGCTGGCGCTGCCGCTGGTGGGGCTGGCCAAACGCGAGGAGACCCTGGTCCTCCCCGATGGCCGCACCCTATCGCTGCCGCTCACCCACCCCGCTTTGCAGCTCCTCATCCACGTCCGCGACGAGGCCCACCGCAACGGCCTCCTCTTCCACCGCAAGCAGCGAAGCCAGAAGGCCCTGCGAAGCCTCTTCGACGGCATCAAAGGCATCGGCCCAGTCCGCAAGCAGGCGCTTTTGGAGCACTTCTCCAGCCTGGAGGAGCTCAGGTCCACCAGCGCCGAGGAACTGGCTCGGCTGCCGGGCTTCGACCGGCGCAGCGCCCAGGCGGTGCTGGAGGCCTTGGCAAGCTTTGGCTTATGA
- the ftsY gene encoding signal recognition particle-docking protein FtsY: MSWLERLREGLSKTRENLVRAIPWSKNPEEVLEELELALIAADVGVEATQTVLEEVRQSGKKDLREALKQALTVQLEPDPFRAKIRKAGFRPDAKKTPVEPQGHVVLVVGVNGVGKTTTIAKLGQYYRSQGKSVMFCAGDTFRAAGGAQLGLWGERLGIPVLQGPEGADPAALAFDAASARRARGIDLLLVDTAGRLHTKHNLMEELAKVKRSIAKADPGEPREVWLVLDAVTGQNGLEQAKKFHQAVGLTGVIVTKLDGTAKGGVLVPIVRTLGVPIKFIGVGEKADDLQPFDAGEFVEALLG, translated from the coding sequence ATGAGCTGGCTAGAGCGCCTCCGCGAGGGCTTGAGCAAGACCCGCGAAAACCTGGTGAGGGCTATTCCCTGGAGCAAAAACCCTGAAGAGGTGCTGGAGGAGCTCGAGCTGGCCCTGATTGCCGCCGACGTAGGGGTGGAGGCCACCCAGACCGTGCTCGAGGAGGTGCGCCAGTCGGGCAAAAAAGACCTGCGCGAGGCCCTCAAGCAGGCCCTCACAGTGCAGCTCGAGCCCGACCCCTTCCGAGCTAAGATCCGCAAGGCGGGCTTCAGGCCCGATGCCAAGAAGACCCCCGTGGAGCCCCAGGGCCACGTGGTCCTGGTGGTGGGGGTGAACGGGGTGGGCAAGACCACCACCATCGCCAAGCTGGGGCAGTACTACCGCAGCCAGGGCAAAAGCGTGATGTTCTGCGCTGGGGACACCTTCCGCGCAGCCGGGGGAGCCCAGCTCGGCCTGTGGGGCGAGCGGCTGGGCATTCCGGTCCTGCAAGGGCCTGAAGGGGCCGACCCAGCCGCCCTAGCCTTCGACGCGGCTTCGGCCCGCCGGGCCCGAGGAATCGACCTTCTCTTGGTGGACACGGCCGGCCGGCTCCACACCAAGCACAACCTGATGGAGGAGCTGGCCAAGGTCAAGCGCTCCATCGCCAAGGCCGACCCAGGCGAGCCCCGGGAGGTCTGGCTGGTGCTGGATGCGGTCACCGGGCAAAACGGCCTGGAGCAGGCTAAAAAGTTCCACCAGGCCGTGGGCCTCACCGGGGTAATCGTGACCAAGCTGGACGGTACTGCCAAGGGAGGGGTGCTGGTGCCCATCGTGCGCACCCTGGGGGTGCCCATCAAGTTCATCGGGGTAGGCGAAAAAGCCGACGACTTGCAACCCTTCGATGCCGGCGAGTTCGTCGAAGCGCTGCTAGGATGA
- a CDS encoding cyclase family protein has product MCAPHVMSWVERNLSRREVLGLAAGLAAYASSAQAQGQVAGRAFSNVLDLTHVASPNFPMFPGARPMRITELVTVKKDGYYGNLLEIWEHTGTHMDAPAHFVDGAPTAEALPVNRLIAPLAVINIKAKADRNPDAEVTIDDILAWERSFGRLPNGAFVAMYSGWESRVNDPKAYVNQDSAGVQHYPGFSPAAAEFLVRERNIVGVGVDTLSLDFGASRDFKSHVVFLGAGKYGLENLANLGAVRPSGAMIIVGGPKHKGASGGPTRAMAIW; this is encoded by the coding sequence ATGTGCGCACCCCACGTGATGAGCTGGGTAGAGAGGAATCTTAGCCGTCGCGAAGTCCTGGGCCTGGCGGCAGGGCTGGCCGCTTACGCCAGCAGCGCCCAAGCCCAGGGCCAGGTGGCCGGCCGGGCCTTCAGCAACGTGCTCGACCTTACCCACGTGGCCTCCCCCAACTTCCCCATGTTCCCCGGGGCCAGGCCCATGCGGATCACCGAGCTGGTCACGGTCAAAAAAGACGGCTACTACGGCAACCTCCTGGAAATTTGGGAGCACACCGGCACCCATATGGACGCCCCGGCCCACTTCGTGGACGGGGCCCCCACCGCCGAAGCCCTCCCGGTAAACCGGCTCATCGCCCCTCTGGCGGTTATCAACATCAAAGCCAAGGCCGATCGCAACCCCGATGCCGAGGTCACCATAGACGACATCCTGGCCTGGGAGCGCAGCTTCGGGCGGCTGCCCAACGGGGCCTTCGTGGCCATGTACTCGGGCTGGGAAAGCCGGGTCAACGACCCCAAGGCCTACGTGAACCAAGACAGCGCCGGGGTGCAGCACTACCCCGGTTTTAGCCCCGCTGCCGCCGAGTTTTTGGTGCGGGAACGGAACATCGTGGGCGTGGGGGTGGATACCCTCTCCCTAGACTTCGGAGCCTCCAGGGACTTCAAAAGCCACGTGGTCTTCCTGGGGGCCGGCAAGTACGGCCTGGAGAACCTGGCCAACCTGGGGGCAGTCCGGCCCAGCGGGGCCATGATCATCGTGGGGGGGCCTAAGCACAAGGGGGCCTCGGGCGGGCCCACCCGGGCCATGGCTATCTGGTAG
- a CDS encoding hydrogen peroxide-inducible genes activator, protein MNLEQLRYLVVLVEEGSFTRAAERVYLTQPALSIQIRRLEEELGVRLFDRREGKPTEVGQQVVAQARRILEEVEKIRLLVGGEAGVFQGLLRVGVIPTLAPYLLPRLLPQITGRWPGLELSVREELTPSISQGLLEGRLDAGLVATLENLPGLERIPLFEERFIAYVAPGHHLYAQPVLHPKQIPLEDTWVLSEGHCFREQVLSICQPGPRRRRVEFQSGDLETLVRLVEEVGGLTLLPEVALWTLPPDRRAHLRPLTPPGAGRTVYLILREGALRRPLLLDLCKEVQAVFEGLRREGAGHLL, encoded by the coding sequence ATGAACCTGGAGCAGCTTCGCTACCTGGTGGTCCTGGTCGAGGAGGGCAGTTTTACCCGGGCCGCCGAACGGGTCTATCTGACCCAGCCGGCCCTGAGCATCCAGATCCGCAGGCTGGAAGAGGAGCTTGGGGTGAGGCTTTTTGACCGGCGAGAAGGAAAGCCCACCGAGGTGGGGCAGCAGGTGGTGGCGCAGGCCCGGCGGATTTTGGAGGAGGTGGAGAAGATTCGGCTTTTGGTGGGGGGAGAGGCTGGGGTTTTCCAGGGCCTTTTGCGGGTGGGGGTAATTCCCACCCTGGCCCCCTACCTCCTGCCCCGCCTGCTGCCCCAGATCACCGGGCGCTGGCCTGGGCTGGAGCTTTCTGTGCGGGAAGAGCTAACCCCCTCGATTTCGCAGGGTCTGCTGGAGGGGCGGCTGGACGCCGGCCTTGTGGCCACTTTGGAGAACCTGCCGGGCCTTGAGCGCATTCCTCTGTTCGAGGAGCGTTTCATAGCCTATGTGGCTCCTGGACACCACCTGTACGCCCAACCTGTCCTGCACCCTAAGCAGATTCCGCTCGAGGACACCTGGGTTTTGTCGGAGGGGCACTGCTTTCGTGAGCAGGTTCTCTCCATCTGCCAGCCAGGGCCCAGGCGGCGCCGGGTGGAATTTCAAAGCGGTGACCTGGAGACCCTGGTGCGGCTGGTGGAGGAGGTAGGAGGGCTCACCCTCCTGCCCGAGGTAGCCCTTTGGACCCTGCCTCCGGACCGGCGGGCCCACCTTCGTCCGCTTACCCCCCCGGGGGCGGGGCGCACCGTGTATCTAATCCTCCGGGAGGGGGCCCTTCGGCGTCCGCTGCTTTTGGACCTTTGTAAGGAGGTGCAGGCGGTTTTTGAGGGGTTGCGACGGGAGGGTGCCGGGCATTTGCTATGA
- a CDS encoding NADH-quinone oxidoreductase subunit 15, whose amino-acid sequence MSADQDGMLYQAWVEVLDWMREYALLRGVQFSKESDFPDFIYRMERPYEVPTTIMAASLSDERGEPFFFASVSPRHAKLKHIAFRVPGGHIHHHAHWEEGQGLLLSGRIPLTKGRLFQMADRARAALVRQSA is encoded by the coding sequence ATGAGCGCTGACCAAGACGGAATGCTCTATCAAGCCTGGGTGGAGGTCCTCGACTGGATGAGGGAGTACGCCCTTCTGCGGGGGGTGCAGTTCAGCAAGGAGTCCGACTTCCCCGACTTCATCTACCGCATGGAGCGGCCCTACGAGGTGCCCACCACCATCATGGCTGCCTCTCTTTCAGACGAGCGGGGGGAGCCCTTCTTCTTCGCCTCGGTCTCGCCCCGCCACGCCAAGCTCAAGCACATCGCCTTCCGGGTGCCCGGGGGGCACATCCACCACCACGCCCACTGGGAGGAGGGCCAGGGGCTGCTGCTCTCGGGCAGGATTCCCCTCACCAAGGGGCGGCTTTTCCAGATGGCCGACCGGGCTCGAGCCGCTTTGGTGCGGCAGAGCGCTTAG
- a CDS encoding manganese catalase family protein: MFLRIDRLQIELPMPKEQDPNAAAAVQALLGGRFGEMSTLMNYMYQSFNFRGKKTLKPYYDLIANIATEELGHIELVAATINSLLAKNPGQDLEEGVDPVQAPLGYAKDARNAAHFIAGGANSLVMGAMGEHWHGEYVFTSGNLILDLLHNFFLEVAARTHKLRVYEMTDNPVAREMIGYLLVRGGVHAAAYGKALESLTGVEMTKMLPIPRIDNSKFPEAKKYMDLGFHKNLYRFSPSDYQDLGLVWNGASPEDGSPVVVVDGPPTGGPVFDAGHDAAEFAPEFHPGELYEIAKKLYEKAK; encoded by the coding sequence ATGTTCCTCAGAATAGACCGTTTGCAAATCGAGCTGCCCATGCCCAAGGAGCAAGACCCCAACGCCGCCGCCGCGGTGCAGGCCCTTTTGGGGGGGCGCTTCGGGGAGATGTCCACCCTGATGAACTACATGTACCAGTCCTTCAACTTCCGGGGGAAGAAGACCCTGAAGCCCTACTACGACCTCATCGCCAACATCGCCACCGAGGAGCTGGGGCACATTGAGCTGGTGGCGGCCACCATCAACAGCCTCCTGGCCAAGAACCCCGGCCAGGACCTGGAGGAGGGGGTGGACCCGGTGCAGGCCCCCCTGGGCTATGCCAAGGACGCCCGCAACGCCGCCCACTTCATTGCCGGCGGGGCCAACAGCCTGGTCATGGGGGCCATGGGGGAGCACTGGCACGGGGAGTACGTCTTCACCAGCGGCAACCTGATCCTGGACCTCCTGCACAACTTCTTCCTGGAGGTGGCGGCCCGTACCCACAAGCTCCGGGTGTACGAGATGACCGATAACCCCGTAGCCCGGGAGATGATCGGCTACCTCCTGGTGCGGGGCGGGGTGCACGCCGCCGCCTACGGCAAGGCCCTGGAGAGCCTCACGGGGGTGGAGATGACCAAGATGCTCCCCATCCCCCGCATTGACAACAGCAAGTTCCCCGAGGCCAAGAAGTACATGGACCTGGGCTTCCACAAGAACCTCTACCGCTTCAGCCCCTCGGACTACCAGGACCTGGGCCTGGTGTGGAACGGGGCCTCCCCCGAGGACGGCAGCCCCGTGGTGGTGGTGGACGGACCCCCCACCGGTGGGCCGGTCTTCGACGCGGGCCACGACGCGGCGGAGTTCGCCCCCGAGTTCCACCCCGGCGAGCTTTACGAAATCGCCAAGAAGCTCTACGAAAAAGCCAAGTAG
- a CDS encoding ArsR family transcriptional regulator codes for MKRAPFALFLLVLAGCSGGLPALQVTLVDGIGEPLQPLAAAWRLGAPPFAWNALPTGQFSWSLPIPPGARFQVAFRCPSAGSTDFYVSLDLRRSEVGNQLMVRCPSVYASPLTSTNGTLNVSLTSGQAFSARHQVAVSGSTFTGLQVPQGNGREVAVFGDSGGTPHFGRLGALNITGPTNLSLTLSPITATLNVTTPPGFFSYAGLVLQSFVPVDLASWTGLLPPGTPQPVPRPALQGGDLFQFWTCHGFSCAILRELSTSPAVAPGASLNLNVPPLTLSGSETHTPTALPTFSNITTSGFSPGLSFLGYALLLAEPGVRYWRHFLSPGALGNATSYYVDVENAPGFAGVVPTVGSSVQLRATAFAGNQPLAVLLAQRPIPEETFAAHTLFLDRFWPVHLEAALLSASFTW; via the coding sequence ATGAAGCGCGCCCCTTTTGCCCTTTTTCTGCTGGTGTTGGCGGGGTGCAGCGGGGGCCTGCCGGCCCTGCAGGTGACCCTGGTGGACGGCATCGGGGAGCCCCTGCAGCCCCTGGCCGCGGCCTGGCGGCTGGGGGCTCCGCCCTTTGCCTGGAACGCCCTGCCCACGGGCCAGTTCAGCTGGAGCCTGCCCATTCCCCCTGGGGCCCGTTTCCAGGTGGCCTTCCGTTGCCCCAGCGCGGGCTCCACCGACTTCTACGTGAGCCTGGACCTCCGGCGGAGCGAGGTGGGCAACCAGCTTATGGTGCGCTGCCCCTCGGTCTACGCCAGTCCCCTGACCAGCACAAACGGAACCTTGAACGTCTCTCTCACTTCGGGCCAGGCCTTCTCCGCCCGCCACCAGGTGGCGGTCTCCGGGAGCACCTTCACCGGCCTCCAGGTGCCCCAGGGCAACGGGCGGGAGGTGGCGGTGTTCGGCGATAGCGGAGGCACCCCCCACTTTGGCCGCCTGGGGGCTTTGAACATCACCGGCCCCACCAACCTCTCCCTTACACTGAGCCCTATCACGGCCACGCTGAACGTGACCACGCCCCCCGGGTTCTTCTCCTATGCGGGGTTGGTCCTCCAGAGCTTCGTACCCGTGGACCTGGCCTCCTGGACTGGGCTTTTGCCCCCGGGTACGCCCCAGCCGGTGCCCCGGCCTGCCCTTCAGGGGGGCGACCTCTTCCAGTTCTGGACCTGCCATGGCTTTAGCTGCGCCATCCTGCGCGAGCTCTCCACCAGCCCGGCCGTGGCCCCGGGGGCTTCCCTGAACCTCAACGTTCCCCCCCTCACCCTCTCGGGAAGTGAGACCCACACCCCCACTGCCTTGCCTACCTTCAGCAACATTACCACCAGCGGGTTTAGCCCAGGCCTCTCCTTCCTGGGCTATGCCCTCCTCCTGGCGGAGCCTGGGGTGCGCTACTGGCGGCACTTCCTGAGCCCGGGGGCCCTGGGGAACGCCACCAGCTACTACGTGGACGTGGAGAACGCCCCGGGGTTTGCCGGGGTGGTGCCTACGGTGGGTTCCAGCGTCCAGCTCCGGGCCACGGCCTTTGCGGGAAACCAGCCCCTTGCCGTCCTGCTGGCCCAGCGGCCCATCCCGGAGGAGACCTTTGCCGCCCACACCCTCTTCCTGGACCGATTCTGGCCGGTGCACCTGGAGGCTGCTTTGCTTTCCGCAAGCTTTACCTGGTGA